The following coding sequences lie in one Aspergillus puulaauensis MK2 DNA, chromosome 3, nearly complete sequence genomic window:
- the STB4_1 gene encoding fungal specific transcription factor domain-containing protein (COG:K;~EggNog:ENOG410PMJU;~InterPro:IPR007219;~PFAM:PF04082;~TransMembrane:1 (i182-202o);~go_function: GO:0003677 - DNA binding [Evidence IEA];~go_function: GO:0008270 - zinc ion binding [Evidence IEA];~go_process: GO:0006351 - transcription, DNA-templated [Evidence IEA]; binds Sin3p in two-hybrid assay), with product MRLPDSQYVMNLESRVRTMEKMLQQQPSNQHNKDTHRTRCSPVDQRGPAFHDGMDPCPPVESHCAHPTDAANVPAPRSPPKSNENENNFLDGLVLDSPDTLLEDTAVSVSPDSEPAEADVRQLPVPLQQALIDIFYCSYYPIFPIIHWRDFKPLYDRWLSARRSDVDNSGHGDDGDDSGFSFLLYALLAVAALAMPAGHLIFNQPELLAYTQEDLGDRLYSHAISKCPGLMYQRRGMNAINTIIAMSLLSIHLIKRGKVGDAWTIIGNAIRLYQSLDLQDSVDIADTDALLATHRNVWWCLYILDCSLSTALSKPLSIDTAEHDLPVLALEEKTDPWFSVIANFHITIGRIYKSVQQIRKARSFHDSKIWDMLQTCVEGYNIELEDYYTKQVLPRIEEPSQRPLALQTIAVSSYYIGVVLLHRTYIECFDIAGPETFLHCAEAASNCIRATPEVITTVPPSHFIIQQGRAVYASIKVLLHCMRLARNMNFNSRAWSDVETGFDMLQKITIQWPEIKKYQQLTKEDMHRTQIDFTKHELFHGVFNRYGQTAGKIIHQSDEQPGTTHTGESPSQDESSRSAVNKRCHRADPGILSTPQSAVLSSKRCQDWAPYVQQPKRQKLQQNSFVPQSPSSTTPPSLNELSVPREPRDYTAADSEMCIDDFLLTDFPALPLPSEDLSASFFGDATFDAVLD from the exons ATGAGGCTGCCGGATTCCCA ATACGTCATGAACCTTGAGAGCCGAGTTCGAACAATGGAAAAGATGTTGCAACAGCAGCCGTCTAATCAACATAACAAGGATACTCATCGCACTCGCTGTTCCCCCGTAGACCAACGGGGGCCCGCTTTCCATGACGGCATGGATCCTTGTCCGCCAGTGGAGTCCCACTGTGCGCATCCTACAGACGCAGCCAATGTGCCAGCGCCGCGCTCACCTCCTAAGAGcaacgagaacgagaacaACTTCCTAGACGGACTGGTTCTTGACAGCCCTGATACTTTGCTGGAAGATACTGCGGTTTCTGTGTCTCCAGATTCAGAACCTGCTGAAGCAGATGTTAGGCAATTGCCGGTGCCGCTACAGCAAGCGCTGATTGACATATTCTATTGCTCTTATTATCCGATCTTCCCTATTATCCATTGGCGTGACTTTAAGCCGCTATATGACCGCTGGCTGTCAGCTCGTCGCAGTGACGTCGACAATAGCGGCCatggggatgatggcgatgacagcgggttttcttttctcttgtACGCACTACTGGCGGTGGCTGCATTGGCCATGCCAGCGGGCCATTTGATATTCAACCAGCCAGAGCTACTAGCCTATACGCAGGAAGATCTCGGAGATCGACTGTATTCTCATGCAATTTCCAAATGCCCTGGACTAATGTACCAGCGGCGGGGAATGAATGCAATCAATACCATAATTGCGATGAGCCTTCTCAGTATTCACCTTATCAAGCGTGGGAAGGTAGGCGATGCATGGACCATTATAGGCAACGCAATCCGCTTATATCAAAGCTTAGACCTTCAGGATAGCGTGGATATAGCGGACACGGACGCTCTTTTAGCAACACACCGCAATGTCTGGTGGTGCTTATATATTCTGGACTGCTCCCTATCAACAGCGCTTTCCAAGCCATTATCTATTGATACTGCTGAACATGACCTGCCAGTGCTAGCGCTCGAGGAAAAGACAGATCCCTGGTTCTCAGTTATTGCAAATTTTCATATCACTATCGGCCGTATCTACAAGTCAGTACAGCAGATCCGCAAGGCTCGTTCATTCCACGACTCTAAAATATGGGATATGCTGCAAACATGCGTTGAAGGGTATAATATTGAATTGGAAGATTACTATACCAAGCAGGTTCTGCCAAGGATAGAAGAACCAAGCCAACGTCCACTAGCGTTGCAGACAATCGCTGTATCGTCTTACTACATTGGCGtcgttcttctccatcggACGTATATTGAATGCTTTGACATCGCGGGGCCTGAAACGTTCCTACATTGCGCTGAGGCTGCGTCTAATTGTATAAGAGCTACTCCAGAGGTGATTACTACCGTACCACCTAGTCATTTTATAATCCAGCAGGGCCGCGCTGTCTATGCCAGCATCAAAGTATTATTACATTGCATGCGGCTAGCCCGAAACATGAATTTTAATAGCAGGGCGTGGTCTGATGTCGAGACTGGCTTCGACATGTTACAGAAGATTACCATCCAGTGGCctgaaattaaaaaataccAACAGCTCACCAAGGAGGACATGCACCGGACACAGATTGACTTCACCAAGCACGAACTATTCCATGGAGTATTCAATCGATACGGTCAGACGGCTGGTAAGATAATCCACCAAAGTGATGAGCAGCCTGGCACAACCCACACCGGCGAAAGCCCAAGCCAGGACGAGTCATCAAGAAGCGCAGTAAACAAGAGGTGTCATAGAGCCGATCCAGGTATATTAAGCACACCACAGAGTGCGGTCTTATCATCTAAGCGTTGCCAGGATTGGGCACCTTATGTACAGCAACCAAAGCGgcagaagctgcagcagaatTCTTTCGTTCCacaatctccttcctctACCACGCCTCCATCTCTAAATGAGCTGTCTGTTCCTCGCGAGCCCCGCGATTATACTGCGGCGGATTCAGAAATGTGCATCGACGATTTTCTTCTCACCGACTTCCCAGCCCTACCACTGCCGTCGGAAGATTTGTCTGCGAGCTTTTTTGGAGATGCGACATTTGATGCTGTCCTTGATTAA